One genomic region from Candidatus Nomurabacteria bacterium encodes:
- a CDS encoding Eco57I restriction-modification methylase domain-containing protein, producing the protein MMNQKIFLENAYNHTDFINFVNEFLPSFIYDEASISLAENSLFESARILGTSIDGELATIEINLSPESQGKRIAITKEAFKILRDHAIANALIVFTDGTDNWRLSLLTTTIKLDEKGKVITESSNPRRYSFFLGLNAKTRTPYESLIKKGSVKNLNELQERFSVEVVNKQFYELIADLFTKLVGGERSKTKKYPGLLKINGIISQNVEHQEFAVRLIGRIIFSWFLKEKKSDAGVPIIPNELLSSDALAQNEDYYHSILEPLFFELLNKRVEHRHESLREEPFSTVPYLNGGLFSPQYSDFYNQKSFNGAGTPGLTHIPDAWFKELFEVLEQYNFTVDENTSYDVDLSIDPEMLGRIFENLLAEINPETGESARKSTGSFYTPREIVDYMVDSSLLEFLKNKTSIEEAKLKALITWEQDDDLLQPLEDTERERVVDALADLTILDPACGSGAFPIGILQKVVYVLQQADPDAKIWLRHQIGVDATPEFRQFIESQNYDYIRKLGVIRKSIFGVDIQPIATEISRLRCFLTLVIEENVTDDISTNRGIEPLPNLEFKFVAANSLIGLKDTEKNLLLQEDDNLKELEARLFELRTSRYFRTKSYQEKRSLQQEDKQLCDEIILATAGVEGVNQANLAKWQAELNEVKSKLNSMESIFSEHSQSRLFGEDEATQLKIITLEETSLRNQAKMLRSKIKNELNKSTSPDLAKNLQTIVGWNPYQSGIVANYFDSEWMFGITKFDIVIGNPPYIQLQKNGGELANLYKDEDYKTFARTGDIYSLFYERGLELTKAGSGLLCYITSNKWMRAGYGDKTRDYFASKNPISLIDFGGFKVFESATVDTNILLIQNTINQHQLTASHFKNDYQKGSSVKEYFDTHSTLLPNLTSDTWFIGDSAELALKTKIESVGTPLKNWDIKIYRGVLTGCNEAFIIDEQTKARLIAEDPNSADIIKPLLRGRDIKRYSYDFQNLYILATGYDTDIQSKYPAIYNYLKSVGDKIESGELKVKGKGVFTRDDQGKNWWNLRACDYYDEFEKEKIAWSDISTESSFTWASQKLYVNNTGYILTGANMAYLLAILNSKLTNWYYPKIASDLGTGLRYIYQFIIRIPVPKQSESNLAIVSEIEKIVEDITTAGHSTPEQDTQLDQLVYQLYNLTPEEIAIIKDTK; encoded by the coding sequence ATGATGAACCAAAAAATCTTTTTAGAAAATGCATACAACCATACAGATTTTATAAACTTTGTTAATGAGTTTCTACCTAGCTTTATATATGATGAGGCATCAATTTCTTTGGCTGAAAACTCACTTTTTGAATCAGCCAGAATCCTGGGCACCTCAATAGATGGCGAGTTGGCAACGATTGAAATTAATTTGAGTCCGGAGAGCCAGGGCAAGCGTATTGCAATTACCAAAGAAGCTTTCAAAATTTTGCGCGACCATGCAATCGCCAATGCGTTAATAGTATTTACTGACGGTACAGATAACTGGAGGCTATCGTTACTGACAACCACGATAAAGTTGGATGAAAAAGGCAAAGTCATTACAGAATCTAGCAATCCACGAAGATATTCGTTTTTCCTAGGCCTCAATGCCAAGACTCGCACGCCTTATGAATCTTTAATCAAAAAAGGTTCAGTAAAAAATCTGAATGAGCTACAAGAACGCTTCTCTGTAGAGGTAGTCAATAAGCAGTTCTACGAACTCATTGCCGATCTATTCACAAAGCTTGTTGGTGGAGAGCGTAGCAAAACCAAAAAATATCCTGGTCTTCTAAAAATCAATGGCATAATAAGCCAAAATGTAGAACACCAAGAATTTGCTGTTCGCCTCATCGGGCGTATCATCTTCAGTTGGTTTTTAAAGGAGAAGAAGAGCGATGCAGGTGTGCCAATCATTCCAAATGAATTGCTATCATCGGATGCTTTGGCCCAAAATGAAGACTACTATCACAGCATATTAGAGCCACTATTCTTTGAGCTTTTAAATAAACGTGTTGAACATCGTCACGAGAGTCTGCGCGAGGAGCCGTTTAGTACCGTACCGTACTTAAACGGTGGTCTATTTAGCCCTCAGTACAGCGATTTTTATAATCAGAAATCATTCAACGGCGCCGGCACACCTGGCCTCACTCACATACCCGACGCTTGGTTCAAGGAACTATTCGAAGTCCTTGAGCAATATAACTTCACAGTAGATGAAAACACCAGTTACGATGTAGACTTGTCTATCGATCCAGAAATGCTCGGGCGTATATTTGAGAACTTACTTGCTGAGATAAATCCAGAAACCGGTGAGTCAGCCCGCAAAAGCACTGGTAGCTTCTACACTCCGCGCGAAATTGTGGATTATATGGTAGATAGTTCTCTGCTTGAATTTCTGAAGAACAAAACGAGCATCGAAGAGGCAAAGCTCAAAGCTCTTATTACTTGGGAACAGGACGATGACTTGTTGCAACCATTAGAGGACACCGAAAGAGAAAGGGTTGTGGATGCGTTAGCGGATCTCACTATTCTTGACCCTGCCTGTGGGTCCGGCGCATTCCCGATAGGAATACTACAGAAGGTAGTATATGTGTTGCAACAGGCAGATCCAGATGCAAAGATTTGGCTCCGGCATCAAATTGGGGTAGATGCAACACCCGAATTCCGACAATTTATTGAAAGCCAAAACTATGACTACATTCGCAAGCTTGGAGTAATACGTAAGTCTATTTTTGGCGTAGATATACAGCCTATTGCTACAGAAATATCGAGATTACGTTGCTTCTTAACTTTAGTCATCGAAGAAAACGTCACTGACGATATTTCCACAAATCGTGGCATAGAACCACTTCCGAATCTTGAGTTTAAATTTGTTGCAGCCAATTCACTTATCGGCCTCAAAGATACCGAGAAAAATTTACTCTTGCAAGAAGATGACAATCTAAAAGAACTAGAGGCAAGATTGTTCGAACTCAGAACCTCGCGATACTTCAGGACGAAGTCTTACCAAGAAAAAAGGAGCTTACAGCAGGAAGACAAGCAACTCTGTGATGAAATAATTCTTGCAACGGCTGGTGTGGAGGGAGTAAACCAAGCAAATCTTGCGAAATGGCAAGCTGAGCTTAATGAAGTAAAGTCTAAATTGAATTCAATGGAATCTATATTCTCCGAACATTCACAGAGTCGGCTTTTTGGAGAAGACGAAGCAACACAACTTAAGATCATAACGCTCGAAGAAACATCTTTGCGTAATCAAGCCAAGATGTTGCGAAGCAAGATCAAAAATGAACTGAACAAATCTACTTCTCCAGATCTCGCTAAAAATCTTCAAACTATCGTCGGGTGGAACCCGTACCAGTCTGGAATTGTAGCCAATTATTTTGATTCAGAGTGGATGTTTGGTATTACAAAATTCGATATTGTAATCGGCAATCCACCTTACATCCAGCTACAGAAAAATGGTGGTGAGCTAGCTAATCTATATAAGGATGAAGATTACAAGACTTTTGCACGCACTGGCGATATCTATAGCCTTTTCTACGAAAGAGGGCTAGAGCTGACAAAAGCTGGTTCTGGCCTTCTATGCTACATCACCAGCAACAAATGGATGCGCGCCGGCTACGGCGACAAAACCCGTGACTACTTCGCTAGCAAAAACCCAATAAGCCTGATAGATTTCGGTGGCTTCAAAGTGTTTGAGAGTGCCACGGTGGATACCAATATCTTACTGATTCAAAACACCATCAACCAGCATCAGCTCACAGCCTCTCACTTCAAAAACGATTACCAAAAGGGTAGTTCTGTTAAAGAGTATTTTGACACCCACAGCACCCTACTGCCTAACCTCACAAGTGACACTTGGTTCATCGGCGATAGCGCTGAGCTGGCTCTCAAGACTAAGATAGAATCCGTCGGCACGCCACTCAAAAACTGGGATATCAAGATATATCGTGGTGTATTAACTGGATGCAACGAAGCCTTCATCATCGACGAACAAACCAAAGCAAGGCTCATCGCCGAAGACCCAAATAGCGCTGACATCATCAAGCCATTACTGCGCGGCCGCGATATCAAACGCTATTCATATGACTTTCAGAATCTATATATACTCGCGACAGGCTACGATACCGACATCCAGTCAAAATACCCTGCGATATACAATTATTTAAAGTCAGTTGGCGACAAAATAGAATCAGGCGAATTAAAGGTAAAAGGCAAAGGTGTATTTACTCGTGATGACCAGGGCAAGAACTGGTGGAATCTACGCGCCTGTGATTATTACGATGAATTCGAAAAAGAGAAAATAGCTTGGTCCGACATATCTACAGAGTCAAGTTTTACATGGGCTAGTCAAAAACTATACGTAAATAATACAGGCTACATACTTACTGGTGCTAACATGGCTTATCTATTAGCAATTCTAAACTCTAAACTTACTAATTGGTATTATCCTAAAATAGCCTCTGATTTAGGTACAGGACTAAGATATATTTATCAATTTATTATCCGAATACCAGTTCCTAAACAAAGCGAGTCCAATCTAGCTATAGTTTCTGAAATAGAAAAAATAGTAGAAGATATCACCACCGCTGGCCACTCCACTCCAGAGCAAGACACCCAGTTAGACCAACTAGTCTACCAACTCTACAACCTCACCCCCGAAGAAATCGCCATAATCAAAGACACAAAATGA
- a CDS encoding helix-turn-helix transcriptional regulator, whose amino-acid sequence MNKSIGKKLQQARQRKGLTQAEVAKRAGTNTNYYAKLERGEAVPSLKMLEKIVKALGVKSSDVLPF is encoded by the coding sequence ATGAATAAATCTATTGGTAAAAAACTTCAACAAGCGCGTCAGCGTAAGGGGTTGACTCAGGCTGAAGTTGCCAAGCGTGCCGGCACCAATACAAACTATTACGCCAAGCTGGAGCGTGGTGAGGCAGTTCCGTCGCTCAAAATGCTTGAGAAGATTGTCAAGGCGCTTGGCGTGAAGTCGTCTGACGTTCTACCGTTCTAG
- the pyk gene encoding pyruvate kinase: protein MTTTKAPLVTLEQFKSTKIIATVGPACNDYQSVYEMVVAGANGLRLNFSHGTPEERIQQIEWIRKASKAYGKPVAIIQDLQGPKIRLGDFEGIINVRSGQSLQFKYKADYARSGMIPTQYDLSKKVKRGERLYLYDGKVQAKVVSITDGVVHARVLNDGILIKRKGINLPDTDFAGDIITAKDKKDIAFGSTQDFDYVALSFVQSANDVATLRKMLKNLGSRAKIIAKIETRASIENIESIIEEADAVMIARGDLAIETLPESVPIDQRNIIGLGLRHRKPTIVATQMLASMTETPEPTRAEVSDVATAVIVGADAVMLSDETASGKYPVEAVKVMKRVIIYTQQNSVVRAQFPAYEEHTRQSAISNAIIKLAGDVGARAIIAETKSGETAIQIASLRPEIPIIAVTSDIHTSRQLSIVYGVKSYLRPVDQFAATKITRWLHKNKVLSSGDIVVSASGKHPGVVGTTDTIKVRVV from the coding sequence ATGACAACAACAAAAGCACCACTAGTAACATTAGAACAGTTCAAGAGTACGAAGATTATTGCTACCGTAGGGCCAGCATGCAACGACTACCAATCTGTTTACGAAATGGTTGTTGCTGGAGCAAACGGACTGAGATTAAATTTTAGTCACGGTACTCCAGAAGAAAGAATTCAACAGATTGAGTGGATTCGTAAAGCCAGTAAGGCATATGGCAAACCAGTTGCAATCATTCAAGACCTGCAGGGTCCAAAAATACGCCTTGGTGATTTTGAGGGGATTATTAATGTTAGATCTGGGCAAAGCCTGCAGTTTAAGTACAAAGCAGATTATGCCAGGTCAGGAATGATCCCTACGCAGTATGACTTGAGTAAAAAAGTAAAGCGTGGAGAACGACTTTATTTGTATGACGGAAAAGTTCAAGCAAAAGTTGTGAGTATTACTGATGGGGTAGTGCATGCTAGGGTTTTAAATGATGGTATTCTTATTAAGCGGAAGGGCATAAATTTACCAGACACAGACTTTGCTGGAGATATCATTACGGCAAAAGACAAGAAGGATATTGCTTTTGGCTCTACTCAAGATTTTGATTATGTTGCGCTGAGTTTTGTGCAATCTGCCAACGATGTTGCCACTTTGCGAAAAATGCTCAAAAATCTCGGGAGTCGGGCAAAAATTATTGCCAAGATTGAAACCAGGGCATCGATTGAAAATATCGAATCAATTATTGAAGAAGCGGATGCTGTGATGATCGCGAGAGGCGATTTGGCAATTGAAACCTTGCCTGAATCTGTTCCGATTGATCAACGCAATATCATTGGGCTAGGTTTGCGTCACCGCAAGCCTACGATAGTAGCTACTCAAATGCTGGCCAGTATGACAGAAACCCCAGAGCCAACACGTGCTGAAGTATCAGATGTTGCTACAGCGGTTATTGTTGGAGCGGATGCGGTTATGTTGAGTGATGAAACAGCTAGTGGAAAGTACCCGGTTGAAGCTGTTAAAGTAATGAAGAGGGTTATTATATACACACAGCAAAATTCTGTTGTTCGCGCACAATTTCCAGCATACGAAGAACACACAAGACAAAGTGCAATCAGCAACGCAATTATTAAATTAGCAGGTGATGTTGGAGCAAGAGCTATTATTGCTGAAACAAAATCAGGCGAAACAGCAATTCAAATTGCGTCATTGCGCCCGGAGATTCCTATTATTGCCGTAACCTCTGATATTCATACTTCAAGGCAACTCTCAATCGTTTACGGAGTAAAGAGTTATCTGCGTCCAGTTGATCAATTTGCAGCTACCAAAATCACCAGATGGTTACATAAAAATAAGGTATTGAGTAGTGGGGATATTGTTGTTTCGGCATCAGGAAAACATCCTGGAGTTGTAGGCACTACAGATACAATAAAAGTTCGTGTAGTATAA
- a CDS encoding phosphoglycerate kinase, whose translation MSFTKKTIKDIKLSGKTILLRADYNVPLSKDGKITDDYRIQQSLPTIKYLIDKKCRVVICAHLGRPDGRRDLKYSLQPVAKRLEKLLGKKVYFTPITVGDVAKKAVNKLKDGQVLILENLRFNPEEEENDKKFAKELASLADIFVEDGFGIVHRAHASTEGVTKYLPSVAGLLLEKEVSTIRDIIDNPRHPLMAIVGGAKISDKIEILKKFIKLADVLVIGGAMANTFMKAKGIDIAKSLSDTDDVPMAKEIMRLAELEAKKRKFIFYLPQDSVVVSKVDKFAKTRIVDWDAHLIATLENYPKRPPRSAFQLNKEDIIVDIGPFSGAFIAGCMQLVNTVVWNGTMGITETPSVDGPVGPFAHGTELMIEALVGEFGHRPYSLIGGGDTAGYIQERGMVKYFNHVSTGGGASLDLLAGKKLPGVEALKDK comes from the coding sequence TTGAGTTTTACTAAAAAGACAATAAAAGACATAAAACTATCGGGTAAAACTATATTACTCCGGGCAGATTATAATGTTCCGTTATCTAAGGACGGCAAAATTACTGACGATTATAGGATTCAGCAGTCACTACCTACCATTAAGTATCTTATTGATAAAAAATGTAGGGTTGTAATATGTGCTCATTTGGGTCGTCCAGACGGACGAAGAGATCTTAAATATTCACTACAACCCGTAGCTAAAAGACTAGAAAAATTACTTGGCAAAAAAGTGTACTTTACTCCAATAACAGTTGGAGATGTTGCTAAAAAGGCGGTCAATAAGCTTAAAGATGGACAGGTACTGATACTGGAAAACCTTAGGTTTAATCCTGAAGAAGAAGAAAACGACAAGAAGTTTGCCAAAGAGCTGGCAAGCTTAGCTGATATTTTTGTTGAAGATGGTTTTGGTATAGTGCATCGTGCTCATGCATCAACAGAAGGGGTGACAAAATACTTGCCTAGTGTTGCTGGCTTGTTGCTAGAAAAAGAGGTATCAACAATTAGAGATATTATCGACAATCCACGACATCCATTAATGGCAATTGTGGGTGGCGCGAAGATTTCCGATAAGATAGAAATCCTCAAAAAGTTCATAAAACTTGCCGATGTTTTAGTGATTGGTGGAGCAATGGCTAATACCTTTATGAAGGCTAAAGGGATTGATATTGCCAAAAGCTTATCTGATACTGATGATGTCCCGATGGCCAAAGAGATTATGCGTTTAGCAGAACTCGAAGCCAAAAAGCGAAAATTTATTTTCTATCTTCCTCAAGATAGTGTTGTTGTAAGTAAAGTAGATAAATTTGCTAAAACAAGAATTGTGGATTGGGATGCTCACTTGATTGCAACACTAGAAAATTATCCAAAGCGACCTCCACGTTCAGCTTTTCAACTAAATAAGGAAGATATTATTGTAGATATAGGTCCATTTTCTGGGGCATTTATAGCAGGTTGTATGCAACTGGTAAATACCGTAGTTTGGAATGGTACCATGGGTATCACCGAAACTCCCAGTGTCGATGGGCCGGTTGGGCCTTTTGCACATGGAACGGAGTTGATGATTGAGGCTTTAGTTGGAGAATTTGGGCACCGTCCCTACAGTTTGATTGGGGGTGGTGATACAGCTGGATATATACAAGAGCGTGGAATGGTGAAGTATTTTAATCATGTTTCGACGGGTGGTGGAGCAAGCCTGGATTTGCTTGCCGGGAAAAAGTTGCCAGGCGTCGAGGCTCTGAAAGATAAGTGA
- a CDS encoding triose-phosphate isomerase: MSRRKLIVGNWKMHLNTAQASLLAHRLHERIRIYRNLEVVLAPNVLVLQPLSLQIDRRKFRLCAQNAYYKDEGAYTGEVSFTMLRDLVHYAIIGHSERRQYFNESDAIVRDKVSACVRNEITPILCVGETKTQRRAGETQRVLHDQVATAVSGLTAHEVGNMVIAYEPVWAISTFGGELAKPTQVKEAMDGIRNQINNLYGKRASQNVRVLYGGSVDDQIARGYLEITGCDGVLVGGASINYHKFSGIVESAYKMQHERGEDV; this comes from the coding sequence ATGTCGCGTCGTAAATTAATTGTTGGAAACTGGAAGATGCACCTTAATACTGCTCAAGCTAGCTTGTTGGCACATCGGTTACACGAGAGGATAAGAATATATCGCAACCTAGAGGTCGTATTGGCACCGAATGTATTGGTGCTTCAACCGCTTAGCCTACAAATTGATCGACGCAAGTTTAGGCTATGTGCTCAAAATGCCTATTACAAAGACGAGGGAGCGTACACAGGTGAGGTTTCGTTCACAATGTTACGTGATCTTGTTCACTATGCGATTATTGGGCACTCTGAAAGACGACAGTACTTTAACGAATCTGACGCTATTGTGCGTGATAAAGTATCGGCATGTGTTAGGAATGAGATTACGCCGATACTTTGTGTTGGAGAAACAAAAACTCAGCGACGAGCAGGCGAAACACAAAGAGTGCTTCATGACCAGGTCGCAACTGCTGTGAGTGGTTTAACTGCGCATGAGGTAGGTAATATGGTTATTGCATATGAACCAGTTTGGGCGATTAGTACTTTTGGGGGTGAGCTTGCTAAACCAACTCAAGTAAAAGAGGCGATGGACGGCATTCGTAATCAAATAAATAATCTGTACGGAAAACGAGCCTCACAGAATGTCAGGGTGTTGTATGGCGGTAGTGTTGATGATCAAATAGCACGTGGATATTTAGAGATTACTGGGTGTGATGGTGTTCTTGTTGGCGGAGCAAGCATAAATTATCATAAGTTTTCTGGGATTGTTGAGTCAGCCTATAAAATGCAACATGAAAGAGGCGAAGATGTCTGA
- a CDS encoding UvrD-helicase domain-containing protein: MTKNLLEGLNDEQKRAVETIDGPLLILAGAGSGKTKTLTHRIAYLIANNYATPYNILAVTFTNKASREMRERTATLLGQNPDDRSFMPYCGTFHSICVRILRVSGEHIGVPHNFVIFDEADRINSIKKILKELHIDEKSNSPKIIASIISNAKNELVTPSDFQAVASGQLQLASAKVYPLYQRALKEANGLDFDDLISRTVEMLDKSEVARKKWQEQFNYIMIDEYQDTNSAQYKLIKLLTGQHNNVAVVGDDWQSIYSWRGADYKNILNFERDNPNATIIKLEQNYRSTKKILDGAHAVITKNKHRSDKKLWTASGDGSPIQIIQVANERAEGEAIVRRIKTAFDIKARSYKDFAVLYRTNAQSRSLEEIFVQYGVPYKIVGGVRFYDRKEIKDLLAYLRLIYQPEDIASFERIVNIPTRGIGAKSLQSFLMWKQDNGYLLFEALTNVDNCKLITPKARAGFNELSSIIVDFRSQIENNSVATIIDSFIRRIGYVDYLDDGTAQGDSRKENVKELLSVAEQYQDLGLDGFLEEVGLVSDIDQSDVGGDAVTLMTLHSAKGLEFPVVFMAGMEETIFPHSRSLFDQHEMEEERRLCYVGMTRAREELYLLHASARMLYGGFQHNPASRFLSEIEAESTIENSFLQDIQQKSTYDFDEVQHDDLKNEELRYVPELNEGDGIKHQIFGIGTVVEINGDEAVIYFKNKGTKKINISYARIEKL, from the coding sequence GTGACTAAAAATTTACTTGAGGGATTAAATGATGAACAAAAAAGAGCTGTCGAAACAATCGACGGTCCATTATTGATTTTGGCGGGTGCCGGTTCTGGAAAAACTAAGACCTTAACTCATCGAATAGCATATCTAATCGCCAATAATTATGCGACGCCGTATAACATTTTGGCAGTTACATTTACAAACAAAGCATCTCGTGAAATGCGCGAACGAACAGCAACTTTGCTTGGTCAGAATCCAGATGACCGTTCATTTATGCCATATTGTGGTACGTTCCATTCGATTTGTGTCCGCATTTTGCGTGTCAGCGGTGAACACATTGGTGTGCCACATAATTTTGTTATTTTTGACGAAGCAGACAGAATTAATTCTATAAAGAAGATCCTAAAAGAACTGCACATTGATGAAAAATCGAACTCACCAAAAATAATCGCAAGCATCATTAGTAATGCAAAAAATGAACTAGTCACTCCGAGCGATTTCCAGGCTGTGGCCTCTGGTCAGCTACAGCTTGCAAGTGCAAAGGTTTATCCTTTGTATCAAAGAGCACTAAAAGAAGCTAATGGGTTAGATTTCGACGATTTGATTTCACGAACCGTCGAAATGCTTGATAAAAGTGAAGTGGCTAGAAAAAAATGGCAAGAGCAGTTTAATTACATTATGATCGATGAATACCAAGACACAAACTCTGCTCAGTATAAGTTAATAAAATTGCTGACTGGACAACATAATAATGTCGCTGTAGTCGGAGATGACTGGCAGTCAATATACAGCTGGAGAGGTGCAGATTATAAAAATATCCTGAACTTTGAAAGGGATAATCCGAACGCTACCATAATAAAGCTCGAACAGAACTATAGAAGTACCAAAAAAATCTTAGATGGTGCACACGCCGTAATCACCAAAAATAAACATCGTTCAGACAAAAAGCTTTGGACTGCATCAGGCGATGGATCGCCGATCCAGATTATTCAAGTAGCAAATGAGAGGGCTGAAGGAGAAGCAATAGTCCGACGTATAAAAACAGCTTTTGATATTAAGGCTAGATCTTATAAAGACTTTGCCGTTTTATACAGAACGAATGCCCAGAGTAGATCTTTAGAAGAAATTTTTGTGCAGTACGGGGTTCCTTACAAGATTGTTGGAGGAGTGAGATTTTATGACCGAAAAGAGATCAAAGACCTGTTAGCCTATTTGAGGTTAATTTATCAACCCGAGGATATTGCTAGTTTTGAGCGTATTGTTAATATTCCGACAAGAGGAATAGGTGCTAAATCTTTGCAGAGTTTTTTGATGTGGAAACAAGATAACGGATATTTGTTGTTTGAAGCTCTAACAAATGTAGACAATTGCAAATTAATTACCCCAAAAGCGAGAGCGGGTTTTAACGAACTATCCTCAATAATTGTCGACTTTAGATCACAGATTGAAAATAACTCAGTAGCTACGATTATCGATAGTTTTATTCGACGCATAGGATACGTGGATTATCTTGATGATGGCACCGCTCAAGGTGACTCACGAAAGGAAAATGTTAAAGAGCTGTTGTCGGTGGCGGAACAATATCAAGATCTTGGCCTAGATGGATTTTTAGAAGAAGTTGGCTTAGTTAGTGATATTGACCAGTCTGATGTTGGTGGCGATGCGGTCACGTTGATGACATTACATAGCGCTAAGGGGCTAGAGTTCCCAGTTGTTTTTATGGCAGGCATGGAAGAGACGATTTTTCCGCACTCTAGATCGTTATTTGATCAACACGAAATGGAAGAAGAACGAAGATTGTGCTATGTCGGAATGACGAGGGCCCGCGAAGAGCTGTATTTACTTCATGCCAGCGCTAGAATGCTTTATGGAGGGTTTCAACATAATCCAGCTTCACGATTTTTGTCAGAAATTGAAGCTGAGTCAACAATCGAAAATAGCTTTTTGCAAGATATCCAGCAAAAATCAACTTATGATTTTGACGAAGTGCAACATGATGATTTAAAGAATGAAGAGCTTAGATATGTGCCGGAGTTAAACGAGGGTGATGGCATTAAGCATCAAATATTTGGAATCGGAACAGTGGTAGAAATTAACGGTGATGAAGCTGTTATTTATTTCAAGAATAAAGGAACCAAGAAGATAAATATTTCATACGCCAGAATAGAGAAACTATGA
- a CDS encoding NUDIX hydrolase, with protein sequence MTKMFMIFGRICYWVGWPIFKVILGKSKRSRGVVVCEDKILVVKSWLGNGKWNLPGGGIKSGENAKLAFIRELSEETGIIVNQSMVGKIGDFEYDNDGLVFRYSLFRVICDKPTKILRQKNEIYQANWINIRNLSAKNSNSDVCIALSKVDI encoded by the coding sequence ATGACAAAAATGTTCATGATTTTTGGAAGAATTTGCTATTGGGTTGGTTGGCCAATATTTAAAGTTATTTTAGGGAAGTCAAAAAGATCGCGTGGAGTGGTTGTTTGCGAAGATAAAATACTGGTCGTAAAATCTTGGTTGGGTAATGGAAAATGGAATCTTCCTGGGGGTGGCATAAAGTCTGGAGAAAATGCAAAATTAGCATTTATTCGTGAGTTGTCAGAAGAAACTGGCATTATAGTCAACCAGTCAATGGTCGGCAAGATTGGTGACTTTGAATACGATAACGACGGGTTAGTTTTCCGCTATTCATTATTTAGAGTAATTTGTGATAAACCTACCAAAATTTTGCGGCAAAAGAACGAGATATATCAGGCAAATTGGATTAATATTAGGAATCTTTCTGCCAAAAATTCAAATAGCGATGTATGTATCGCATTAAGTAAAGTAGATATTTGA